A stretch of Acidobacteriota bacterium DNA encodes these proteins:
- a CDS encoding rhomboid family intramembrane serine protease, whose translation MIPYHDENQTLRTAWVTIALVVLTVCTWVFVQGAGAPMPLAASVCNLGLIPGELTLSAPVGSEFPMGDRVVCVTDPGRQMSTLVTSMFLHGSWMHLIGNMWFLWLFGNNVEDSMSRPRFLAFYLLCGLAAAMAQVLASPSSITPMVGASGAISGVMGAYLMLFPRVRVFTLVPLGFFMYSMALPAWVMLIYWAVLQFFGGVTSIASNEAGGVAFWAHVGGFLAGVVLVKIFQRPDRTLAHRSHVWRPQQAGWR comes from the coding sequence GTGATTCCCTACCACGACGAGAACCAGACGCTGCGCACCGCGTGGGTCACGATCGCGCTCGTGGTCCTCACCGTGTGCACGTGGGTCTTCGTGCAAGGGGCGGGCGCGCCGATGCCGTTGGCCGCGTCCGTCTGCAATCTCGGGCTGATTCCCGGCGAGCTGACGCTTTCCGCCCCCGTGGGCTCGGAATTCCCGATGGGCGACCGCGTGGTGTGCGTCACCGATCCCGGCCGCCAGATGTCGACGCTCGTCACGTCCATGTTCCTCCACGGGTCGTGGATGCACCTCATCGGGAACATGTGGTTTCTGTGGCTCTTCGGCAACAACGTCGAGGACTCGATGTCCCGGCCGCGCTTCCTCGCCTTCTACTTGCTCTGCGGCCTCGCGGCCGCGATGGCGCAGGTGCTCGCGTCGCCGTCCTCGATCACGCCCATGGTCGGCGCATCGGGCGCCATCAGCGGCGTCATGGGCGCGTACTTGATGCTCTTCCCGCGCGTCCGGGTGTTCACGCTCGTGCCGCTCGGCTTCTTCATGTACTCGATGGCGCTGCCGGCCTGGGTGATGCTGATCTACTGGGCCGTGCTGCAGTTCTTCGGCGGCGTCACCAGCATCGCCTCGAACGAGGCCGGCGGCGTGGCGTTCTGGGCCCACGTCGGCGGCTTCCTCGCCGGCGTGGTGCTGGTGAAGATCTTCCAACGACCCGATCGCACGCTCGCGCACAGGTCGCATGTCTGGCGGCCCCAGCAAGCGGGCTGGCGGTGA
- a CDS encoding aldo/keto reductase → MSAEIPHRILGHTGESVSAIGVGGWHLGLKDVSEALAIRIVRTALDRGVNFLDNAWDYNDGLSEVRMGLALRDGYRQKAFVMTKVDGRSRSEAARQLDESLRRLGIDHLDLVQHHEVIRFEDPHRIFDDEGAHRALTDAQRAGKVRYVGFTGHKDPAIHLHTLDVARAHGVRFDAVQMPLNVMDAHYRSFERLVLPALLRDNVGVLGMKSMANGIILRSGIVSAVECLQYALNLPTSVVVTGMESMAMLDQACDVARSFRPLDDASVRSLLARTVAAAADGAYEPFKVSSLFDATATHPSWLGEEPQRLRDLIA, encoded by the coding sequence ATGAGCGCAGAGATTCCGCATCGCATCCTCGGCCACACCGGGGAATCCGTGTCGGCCATCGGCGTCGGCGGCTGGCATCTCGGCTTGAAGGACGTGTCCGAGGCGCTCGCGATCCGGATCGTCCGGACGGCGCTCGACCGCGGGGTCAACTTCCTCGACAACGCGTGGGATTACAACGACGGGCTGAGCGAAGTGCGAATGGGCCTGGCGCTCAGGGATGGCTATCGCCAGAAGGCGTTCGTCATGACGAAGGTCGACGGGCGGTCGCGCTCCGAAGCCGCTCGACAGCTCGACGAGTCGCTGAGACGGTTGGGGATCGACCACCTCGATCTCGTTCAGCATCACGAGGTCATCCGCTTCGAGGACCCTCACCGGATCTTCGACGATGAGGGGGCCCACCGCGCGCTGACGGACGCGCAGCGAGCGGGCAAGGTGCGGTACGTCGGTTTCACCGGTCACAAGGATCCCGCCATCCATCTGCACACGCTCGACGTCGCCCGGGCGCACGGGGTGCGTTTCGATGCCGTCCAGATGCCGCTGAACGTCATGGACGCGCACTATCGGAGCTTCGAGAGGCTCGTGCTGCCGGCGTTGCTGCGCGACAACGTCGGCGTGCTCGGCATGAAGTCGATGGCCAACGGCATCATCCTGCGCTCGGGAATCGTGTCGGCCGTCGAATGCCTGCAGTACGCCTTGAACCTCCCCACGTCGGTCGTCGTCACCGGGATGGAGTCGATGGCGATGCTCGACCAGGCCTGTGACGTCGCGCGGTCGTTCAGGCCGCTCGACGATGCGAGCGTGCGGTCGCTGCTGGCTCGAACGGTGGCGGCCGCCGCTGACGGCGCGTACGAGCCGTTCAAGGTCTCGTCGCTTTTCGACGCGACCGCCACGCACCCGTCCTGGCTGGGCGAGGAGCCGCAACGGCTGCGTGATTTGATTGCGTAG
- a CDS encoding DUF2007 domain-containing protein encodes MTSDHDQPDPQEALIPVWRTTEATVVPHVLAALEQAGIEYMVQDRGLASELIGHRSTLTVGETAPPLSVLVREEDEGRAREIITTLLSPVISGPIAIAADEQPPLPAAPVGPGPTARSAGASDGALELVDSRTGAVIGRITDAQLAELTRHLELESVDDTDVYIDQPTIDMLRAAGVNAATADLLTRALGASEGVDVRWVRRR; translated from the coding sequence ATGACATCCGACCACGACCAACCCGATCCGCAAGAGGCCCTCATTCCCGTCTGGCGCACGACCGAGGCGACCGTCGTTCCACACGTGCTCGCGGCGCTCGAGCAGGCGGGGATCGAGTACATGGTCCAGGATCGCGGGCTCGCGTCCGAGTTGATCGGCCATCGATCGACGCTCACCGTCGGTGAAACGGCTCCGCCGCTCTCCGTGCTGGTGCGGGAGGAAGACGAGGGCCGGGCGCGCGAGATCATCACCACGCTGCTCTCTCCCGTGATCTCCGGGCCGATTGCGATAGCGGCCGACGAGCAGCCACCGCTGCCCGCGGCGCCGGTCGGGCCTGGTCCGACGGCCCGCTCGGCTGGCGCATCGGATGGCGCGCTCGAGCTGGTCGACTCCCGGACGGGCGCGGTGATTGGCCGAATCACCGACGCGCAGCTCGCCGAGCTGACGCGCCATCTCGAGCTCGAGTCGGTGGACGACACGGACGTCTACATCGATCAGCCCACCATCGACATGCTGCGCGCCGCGGGCGTCAACGCGGCGACAGCGGACCTGCTGACGCGTGCGCTCGGCGCGAGCGAGGGTGTCGACGTTCGGTGGGTGCGGCGGCGGTGA
- a CDS encoding manganese catalase family protein: MFHHNRKLQYNAKPDRPDPLFARQLQEALGGQWGEISLMMSYLFQGWNCRGPAKYRDMLLDIGTEEIAHVEMVATMIARLLEKSPVDATDAAAKDPALRGIMGGATVSDVLLAGMNPQHVIVTGGGASATDSAGYPWTSRYTIASGNLMADFHFNVTAECQSRLQLARLYELTGDAGVRDMLSFLIARDTMHQNQFLAAIEELQHDGLESMPVPHSLSSELENRAVAYQYWNCSNGVTYEARWLAGLSPDGRGEFTVVSPAEPMGEEPYPGAVDPRLHGTPRGPMTPTA, from the coding sequence ATGTTCCACCACAATCGGAAGCTGCAGTACAACGCGAAGCCCGATCGTCCGGATCCGCTGTTCGCCCGCCAGTTGCAGGAGGCGCTCGGCGGCCAATGGGGGGAGATCAGCCTCATGATGAGCTATCTCTTCCAGGGCTGGAACTGCCGCGGGCCCGCCAAGTACCGCGACATGCTGCTCGACATCGGCACGGAGGAGATCGCCCACGTCGAGATGGTCGCGACGATGATCGCGAGGCTGCTGGAGAAGTCGCCGGTCGATGCCACGGATGCCGCGGCGAAGGATCCCGCGCTTCGGGGCATCATGGGCGGGGCGACCGTCAGCGACGTGTTGCTCGCCGGCATGAACCCCCAACACGTCATCGTCACCGGCGGCGGCGCTTCGGCGACCGACAGCGCCGGCTACCCGTGGACGTCGCGCTACACGATCGCGAGCGGCAACCTCATGGCCGACTTTCACTTCAACGTGACGGCGGAGTGCCAGAGCCGGTTGCAGCTCGCGCGCCTGTACGAGCTGACCGGCGACGCCGGCGTTCGCGACATGCTCTCGTTCCTCATCGCGCGCGACACGATGCACCAGAACCAGTTCCTCGCCGCGATCGAGGAGCTGCAGCACGACGGCCTGGAATCGATGCCGGTGCCACACAGCTTGTCGTCCGAGTTGGAGAACCGCGCGGTCGCGTATCAGTACTGGAACTGCTCGAACGGCGTCACCTACGAGGCGCGATGGCTGGCTGGCCTCTCACCGGACGGCCGCGGCGAGTTCACCGTCGTCAGCCCCGCCGAGCCGATGGGCGAGGAACCCTATCCGGGTGCTGTCGATCCCCGCCTCCACGGTACGCCGCGCGGTCCGATGACACCAACGGCGTAG
- the treY gene encoding malto-oligosyltrehalose synthase, protein MTPPTDESIPLSATYRLQLQPRFGLDAAAAIADYLASLGITHAYCSPYLQAASGSTHGYDIVDHGRVNDELGGEPAFWRFVEALRAHGLTQVVDVVPNHMAVSTGNRWWADVLENGPSSHFASYFDVDWDPPEARLRNLVLLPVLADHYGRVLENGEIRLERDGASFFVIYGSDHRYPLSASSLGPLLGPAARQAGSDVLADLADAFSALPRPTATDRASVRRRHRDKEVLHAALDRLLRDEAAVAAAVDEVVRATNGDPDALHTILELQNYRLAWWRSAGRDLGYRRFFDVNTLIGLRTEDEQVFEDIHRRVLDWARGGLVAGLRVDHPDGLRDPQEYFERLRAAVPNAWIIAEKILSRGETLPAEWPVAGTTGYDFLNLVTRLFVDPSAEAPLTQFYAEFTGESTDYGRIAHDKMLLVARDVLGSDVNRLTGLLVDICERHRRYRDYSRHHLTDAIREVIAWHPVYRTYVRPAASWVRESDRRVIEAVTRAAAAERPDLEPALFEFLRALLALEITGPLEAEFVSRLQQTTGPAMAKGIEDTTFYVYNRFIALNEVGGDPTQFAVSVDAFHAACRDAQASRPRSMLATSTHDTKRSEDVRARLALLSECPVRWSEAVRRWSSMANRYRTGQRPDRNTEYYLYQTLVGAWPLSLERAVTHMEKAAREARLYTSWTSPDAPYEAALRRFVEGVWQDADLMEDVRAFVAPLVRPGWINSLSQTLLKLTCPGVPDVYQGCELWAHTLVDPDNRGLVDFDLRRQRLAELDGLTPDAIWRRAEDGLPKPWIIREALRLRRERPQTFGPSSEYLPLAATGPHAHRVLAFRRGTDVVVAVPRLVLGDPIGEGARLALPPGEWRNRFDADAPIADEVDCARLWRTFPVALLVRCVAREL, encoded by the coding sequence ATGACGCCACCGACCGATGAGTCGATCCCGTTGTCCGCGACCTATCGCCTGCAACTCCAGCCGCGCTTCGGGCTGGACGCCGCGGCGGCAATCGCGGACTACCTCGCCTCGCTCGGCATCACGCACGCCTACTGCTCGCCGTATCTGCAGGCCGCGTCCGGCAGTACTCACGGCTACGACATCGTCGATCACGGCCGCGTGAACGACGAGCTCGGCGGGGAGCCGGCATTCTGGCGGTTCGTCGAGGCGCTCCGTGCGCACGGCCTCACGCAGGTCGTGGACGTCGTGCCGAACCACATGGCGGTGTCGACGGGGAATCGCTGGTGGGCCGACGTGCTCGAGAACGGACCGTCGAGCCATTTCGCGTCGTACTTCGACGTCGATTGGGACCCGCCGGAGGCGCGCCTGCGCAACCTGGTGCTGCTGCCGGTGCTGGCCGACCATTACGGTCGCGTGCTCGAGAACGGCGAGATCCGGCTCGAGCGCGACGGCGCGAGCTTCTTCGTGATCTACGGGTCCGATCACCGATATCCGCTGAGCGCGAGCTCGCTCGGGCCGCTCCTCGGGCCCGCGGCGCGGCAAGCAGGGTCCGACGTCCTGGCTGATCTCGCCGATGCGTTCAGCGCCCTGCCGCGGCCAACCGCCACGGACCGCGCCAGCGTGCGCCGGCGGCATCGCGACAAGGAGGTCCTGCACGCGGCCCTCGATCGGCTGTTGCGCGACGAGGCGGCCGTGGCCGCCGCGGTGGACGAGGTCGTCCGCGCGACGAACGGGGATCCGGACGCGCTGCACACGATACTGGAGCTGCAGAACTACCGGCTCGCCTGGTGGCGCAGCGCCGGGCGCGACCTGGGGTACCGGCGGTTCTTCGACGTCAACACGCTGATCGGTCTGCGAACCGAAGACGAGCAGGTCTTCGAGGACATCCACCGTCGTGTGCTCGACTGGGCGCGCGGCGGTCTCGTCGCCGGCCTTCGGGTGGATCATCCCGACGGCCTGAGGGATCCCCAGGAGTACTTCGAGCGGCTGCGCGCCGCTGTGCCCAACGCCTGGATCATCGCGGAGAAGATCCTGTCGCGGGGTGAGACCCTGCCCGCCGAGTGGCCCGTGGCCGGGACGACGGGCTACGACTTCCTGAACCTCGTCACGCGGCTGTTCGTCGATCCGTCGGCCGAGGCGCCGCTCACGCAGTTCTACGCCGAGTTCACGGGCGAGTCGACCGACTATGGGCGCATCGCGCACGACAAGATGCTGCTCGTCGCGCGCGACGTCCTGGGCAGCGACGTCAATCGCCTCACGGGGCTGCTCGTGGACATCTGCGAACGCCATCGCCGGTACCGCGACTACTCCCGGCATCACCTGACGGACGCGATCCGGGAGGTCATCGCCTGGCACCCCGTCTACCGCACGTACGTCCGGCCTGCCGCTTCATGGGTGCGCGAGTCGGACCGTCGCGTCATCGAGGCGGTCACGCGCGCGGCGGCGGCCGAGCGTCCTGATCTCGAGCCGGCGCTCTTCGAGTTCCTCCGGGCACTGCTCGCGCTCGAGATCACGGGTCCGCTCGAAGCCGAGTTCGTCTCACGCCTGCAGCAGACGACCGGGCCCGCGATGGCCAAGGGTATCGAGGACACGACGTTCTACGTCTACAACCGCTTCATCGCGCTCAACGAGGTCGGCGGCGATCCGACGCAGTTCGCCGTGAGCGTGGACGCGTTCCACGCCGCGTGCCGCGACGCACAGGCGAGCCGGCCGCGCTCGATGCTCGCGACGTCCACGCACGACACGAAGCGGAGCGAGGACGTGCGTGCGAGGCTCGCGCTCCTCTCCGAGTGTCCCGTGCGCTGGAGCGAGGCCGTGCGCCGCTGGTCGAGCATGGCGAATCGCTATCGCACCGGTCAGCGGCCCGATCGGAACACCGAGTACTACCTCTACCAGACGCTCGTCGGCGCATGGCCGCTCTCGCTCGAGCGGGCGGTGACGCACATGGAGAAGGCTGCGCGCGAGGCGAGACTGTACACGTCCTGGACGTCACCCGACGCGCCGTACGAAGCGGCACTGCGCCGGTTCGTCGAGGGTGTGTGGCAGGACGCCGACCTCATGGAGGACGTGCGAGCGTTCGTGGCGCCGCTCGTACGCCCAGGATGGATCAACTCGCTGTCGCAGACGCTCCTCAAGCTCACGTGTCCTGGGGTGCCGGATGTCTATCAAGGCTGCGAGCTCTGGGCGCACACGCTGGTCGATCCCGACAACCGCGGGCTGGTGGATTTCGACCTCCGCCGGCAGCGGCTCGCCGAGCTCGACGGCCTCACGCCAGACGCCATCTGGCGGCGCGCCGAGGACGGCCTGCCGAAGCCGTGGATCATCCGCGAGGCTCTGCGTCTTCGCCGCGAGCGCCCGCAAACGTTCGGCCCATCGTCCGAGTACCTGCCGCTCGCCGCGACGGGGCCGCATGCTCATCGCGTGCTGGCCTTTCGGCGCGGAACCGACGTCGTCGTGGCCGTCCCGCGGCTCGTGCTCGGTGATCCGATCGGTGAAGGCGCGCGCCTCGCGTTGCCGCCGGGCGAATGGAGGAACCGATTCGATGCCGATGCGCCGATCGCCGATGAGGTCGACTGCGCCCGGTTGTGGCGGACGTTTCCCGTTGCCCTCCTCGTTCGCTGCGTCGCCCGCGAGCTCTGA
- the glgX gene encoding glycogen debranching protein GlgX, giving the protein MAKRPFVRPGDPLPLGASWDGHGTNFSVFSEVAERVELCLFDAAGAERRVCLPERTAFCWHGYIPGIGPGQRYGFRVHGPWDPERGLRCNPAKLLVDPYARALDGDVAAHPSIFPYPAGGDDLVRDETDSAPYIPHSVVVDDRFDWGDDAPIGRKLNETVIYEVHVKGFTKRHPDVPEPLRGTYAGLAHPAALEHLRWLGVTAIELLPIHQFLHEPHLLDRGLRNYWGYHSYGYLAPHREYASCEDPAGAVREFKEMVKAVHAAGLEVILDVVYNHTAEGNHLGPMLCLKGFDNLAYYRTVEGQPRYYMDYTGTGNSLNMRHPHALQLVMDSLRYWVQEMHVDGFRFDLASTLARGLYEVDRLSAFFDIIHQDPTLSRVKLIAEPWDLGEGGYQVGNFPVRWCEWNAKYRDAVRDYWRGEPGKLGEFANRFTGSSDLYEADGRRPYASLNFVTAHDGFTLRDLVSYNEKHNEANGEANGDGESFNRSWNCGAEGPTGDPDVNRLRTHQQRNFLTTLLLSQGIPMLLGGDELGRTQQGNNNAYCQDNEISWFDWEHVDRDLMDFTRRVIALQRDHPVFRRRRWFTGQSPRGRGLGDIAWFRPDGQEMTDQDWQSDFARSFAVFLNGDALGDRDDEGVPLRDGRFLLLFNAHHEPLEFTIPAASFSARWAVVIDTSDGREPSRRYAAGDVVSVSARSIEVACAER; this is encoded by the coding sequence ATGGCAAAGCGTCCATTCGTACGGCCCGGCGACCCGCTGCCACTCGGCGCGTCGTGGGATGGCCACGGCACGAACTTCTCGGTGTTCTCGGAAGTCGCCGAGCGCGTCGAGCTCTGTCTGTTCGACGCCGCCGGCGCCGAGCGGCGCGTCTGTCTGCCCGAACGCACGGCCTTCTGCTGGCACGGCTACATCCCCGGCATCGGGCCGGGTCAGCGGTACGGGTTTCGTGTTCACGGGCCGTGGGATCCGGAACGGGGCCTGCGCTGCAACCCTGCGAAGCTGCTCGTCGATCCCTATGCCCGGGCTCTCGACGGCGACGTCGCCGCGCACCCGTCGATCTTTCCGTATCCGGCCGGCGGCGACGATCTCGTCCGCGACGAGACCGACAGCGCGCCGTACATCCCGCACTCGGTCGTCGTCGACGATCGGTTCGACTGGGGCGACGACGCGCCCATCGGCCGCAAGCTCAACGAGACCGTCATCTACGAAGTGCACGTCAAAGGATTCACGAAGCGCCACCCCGACGTGCCTGAGCCGCTGCGTGGCACGTACGCCGGGCTCGCGCATCCCGCCGCGCTCGAGCACCTGCGGTGGCTCGGTGTCACGGCCATCGAGCTCCTGCCGATCCACCAGTTCCTGCACGAGCCCCACCTGCTCGATCGCGGCCTCCGCAACTACTGGGGCTATCACTCGTACGGCTACCTCGCGCCGCACCGCGAGTACGCCTCCTGCGAGGATCCGGCCGGCGCGGTGCGCGAGTTCAAGGAGATGGTCAAGGCCGTGCACGCCGCCGGCCTCGAGGTGATCCTCGACGTGGTTTACAACCACACGGCGGAAGGCAATCACCTCGGCCCGATGCTGTGCCTCAAGGGCTTCGACAACCTGGCCTACTACCGCACCGTCGAAGGCCAGCCGCGCTACTACATGGACTACACCGGCACGGGCAACAGCCTGAACATGCGTCATCCGCACGCCCTTCAACTGGTGATGGACTCGCTCCGCTACTGGGTGCAGGAGATGCACGTCGACGGCTTCCGGTTCGACCTGGCGTCCACGCTGGCGCGCGGCCTCTACGAGGTGGATCGGCTGTCGGCGTTCTTCGACATCATCCATCAGGATCCGACGCTCAGCCGCGTGAAGCTCATCGCGGAGCCGTGGGATCTCGGCGAGGGCGGATACCAGGTGGGCAATTTCCCCGTGCGCTGGTGCGAGTGGAACGCGAAGTACCGCGACGCGGTCCGCGACTACTGGCGCGGCGAGCCGGGGAAGCTCGGCGAGTTCGCGAACCGGTTCACCGGCTCGTCGGATCTGTACGAGGCGGATGGCCGGCGCCCGTACGCGAGCCTCAACTTCGTCACCGCCCACGACGGCTTCACCCTGCGCGATCTCGTCTCCTACAACGAGAAGCACAACGAGGCGAACGGCGAGGCGAACGGCGACGGCGAGTCCTTCAATCGGTCATGGAACTGCGGCGCGGAAGGCCCGACCGGCGATCCCGACGTCAACCGCCTGCGCACCCACCAACAGCGCAATTTCCTGACGACGCTGTTGCTGTCGCAGGGCATCCCGATGCTGCTCGGAGGCGACGAGCTGGGCCGCACGCAGCAGGGCAACAACAACGCCTACTGCCAGGACAACGAGATCTCCTGGTTCGACTGGGAGCACGTCGATCGCGATCTCATGGACTTCACGCGCCGGGTGATCGCGCTGCAGCGCGATCACCCCGTGTTCCGGCGCCGTCGCTGGTTCACCGGCCAATCGCCGCGCGGCCGCGGGCTGGGCGACATCGCGTGGTTCCGGCCCGACGGCCAGGAGATGACCGATCAGGATTGGCAATCCGACTTCGCGCGCTCGTTCGCCGTCTTCCTCAACGGAGACGCCCTCGGCGATCGCGACGATGAGGGCGTGCCGTTGCGCGACGGCCGGTTCCTGCTGCTGTTCAACGCGCACCACGAGCCGCTGGAGTTCACGATCCCCGCGGCATCGTTCAGCGCACGCTGGGCGGTCGTGATCGACACGTCCGACGGCCGCGAGCCGTCACGTCGCTACGCCGCGGGCGACGTCGTCTCGGTCTCGGCGCGATCGATCGAGGTCGCGTGCGCCGAGCGGTGA
- a CDS encoding HAMP domain-containing histidine kinase: protein MMHRFDPRLGTPHPATALVLGALAAPAAAAGALFGLGVGPAIVAGALAAGLAGVWHIRRLTADRARTISDAETLRRELDDAQQALRTREALLDQEREAHRAKDALLSAMSHDLRAPLQGITAWTQLLSASQDDPACSRGLAAIARNAQNLGRVLAELADVSNVVTGTTDLTFDLVDLRTPIRAAIDSVRSPAHAKYIVLDVHLPEEPCYITGDRDRLQRVMSTLLSNAVRSTQTGGVISVMVAREGADYRVDVADTGIGIASDVARPFERCQPFDVAAAREHTGVNLWLAIVKELAERHGGSVDASSACLDDASAIAIRLPALTDVRWPDACGPPPPSPRSTA, encoded by the coding sequence ATGATGCACCGCTTCGACCCACGGCTCGGCACGCCGCATCCCGCCACCGCGCTCGTGCTCGGCGCGCTCGCGGCTCCGGCGGCCGCCGCCGGCGCGCTCTTTGGTCTCGGCGTCGGCCCGGCGATCGTGGCCGGCGCGCTCGCCGCCGGCCTCGCCGGCGTCTGGCACATCCGGCGGCTCACCGCCGATCGCGCCCGCACGATCTCGGATGCGGAGACGCTTCGCCGAGAGCTCGACGACGCGCAGCAGGCTCTTCGGACACGCGAGGCGCTCCTCGATCAGGAGCGCGAGGCACACCGTGCCAAGGACGCGCTGCTCTCGGCGATGTCGCACGACCTGCGTGCGCCGCTTCAGGGCATCACCGCATGGACCCAGCTCCTCAGCGCCTCGCAGGACGACCCGGCGTGCTCTCGCGGCCTTGCGGCGATCGCGCGAAACGCGCAGAACCTTGGGCGCGTGCTCGCGGAGCTGGCGGATGTGTCGAACGTCGTGACCGGCACGACGGACCTGACGTTCGATCTCGTCGACCTGCGGACGCCGATCCGGGCGGCGATCGACAGCGTCCGATCCCCGGCGCACGCGAAGTACATCGTGCTCGACGTCCATCTGCCCGAGGAACCCTGCTACATCACCGGCGATCGCGATCGCCTCCAGCGTGTGATGAGCACGCTCCTGTCCAACGCCGTGCGTTCGACCCAGACCGGCGGCGTCATCAGCGTGATGGTGGCGCGCGAGGGCGCCGACTACCGCGTGGACGTCGCCGACACGGGCATCGGCATCGCGTCGGACGTGGCACGCCCGTTCGAGCGCTGCCAGCCATTCGACGTCGCGGCCGCACGGGAGCACACCGGCGTGAACCTCTGGCTCGCCATCGTCAAGGAACTGGCTGAACGGCACGGCGGATCCGTCGACGCGTCCAGCGCGTGCCTCGACGACGCGTCGGCGATCGCGATCAGGCTGCCGGCGCTGACCGATGTGCGGTGGCCCGACGCCTGCGGCCCGCCGCCGCCATCGCCGAGGTCGACCGCATGA